The Rhodobacter sp. CZR27 genome includes a window with the following:
- the hutU gene encoding urocanate hydratase, whose amino-acid sequence MSSRHNLRDVFPPTGPEISAKSWQTEAALRMLMNNLHPDVAENPHELVVYGGIGRAARTWEDFDRIVATLRDLEADETLLVQSGRPVGVFRTHPDAPRVLIANSNLVPHWATWEHFNELDRKGLMMYGQMTAGSWIYIGTQGIVQGTYETFAEVGRQHYGGDLAGRWILTAGLGGMGGAQPLAAVMAGACCLAVECDESRIDFRLRTRYLDEKAHTLDEALDLIRRWTSAGEAKSVGLLGNAAEVVPDLLARMMAGGPRPDLVTDQTSAHDPLHGYLPLGWTLAEWRSRQETDPDQVIRAARASMRRHVEAMVGFHNAGIPTLDYGNNIRQVAKEEGLSTAFSFPGFVPACIRPLFCRGIGPFRWVALSGDPEDIRKTDAKMKELFPDNPHLHRWLDMAAERISFQGLPARICWIGLGDRHRAGLAFNEMVHRGELAAPVVIGRDHLDSGSVASPNRETEAMRDGSDAVSDWPLLNALLNTASGATWVSLHHGGGVGMGFSQHAGMVICCDGSEEADRRLARVLWNDPATGVMRHADAGYPEALACAREHDLRLPGILGN is encoded by the coding sequence ATGTCCAGCCGCCACAACCTGCGCGACGTCTTTCCGCCGACCGGCCCCGAGATCAGCGCGAAAAGCTGGCAGACCGAAGCGGCGCTTAGGATGCTGATGAACAACCTGCATCCCGACGTGGCCGAGAATCCGCATGAACTGGTGGTCTACGGGGGCATCGGCCGCGCCGCCCGGACCTGGGAGGATTTCGACCGGATCGTGGCGACGTTGCGGGACCTCGAGGCGGACGAGACGCTGCTGGTGCAGTCGGGGCGCCCTGTGGGCGTGTTCCGCACCCACCCGGACGCGCCGCGGGTGCTGATCGCGAACTCCAACCTCGTGCCGCACTGGGCGACCTGGGAGCATTTCAACGAACTCGATCGCAAGGGGCTGATGATGTACGGCCAGATGACGGCCGGAAGCTGGATCTACATCGGCACGCAAGGCATCGTTCAGGGCACCTACGAGACCTTCGCCGAGGTCGGGCGCCAGCATTACGGCGGGGATCTCGCGGGACGCTGGATCCTGACGGCGGGCCTCGGAGGCATGGGCGGGGCGCAGCCCCTGGCGGCCGTCATGGCAGGCGCCTGCTGCCTTGCGGTGGAGTGCGACGAGAGTCGGATAGATTTCCGCCTTCGGACCAGATACCTGGACGAGAAGGCTCATACGCTGGATGAAGCGCTCGACCTCATCCGTCGCTGGACTTCGGCCGGTGAGGCGAAGTCGGTTGGTCTTCTCGGCAATGCGGCCGAGGTGGTGCCGGACCTTCTCGCCCGGATGATGGCCGGCGGTCCGCGCCCTGATCTGGTGACCGACCAGACCTCGGCGCACGATCCCCTGCACGGCTACCTGCCGCTCGGCTGGACCCTCGCCGAGTGGCGCAGCCGGCAGGAGACCGACCCCGATCAAGTTATCCGCGCCGCCCGGGCCTCGATGCGGCGGCATGTGGAGGCGATGGTGGGTTTTCACAACGCCGGCATCCCGACGCTGGATTACGGCAACAACATCCGGCAAGTCGCAAAGGAAGAAGGACTTTCCACCGCCTTCTCCTTCCCGGGCTTCGTGCCGGCCTGCATTCGGCCGCTGTTCTGCCGCGGCATCGGGCCGTTCCGCTGGGTGGCGCTGTCGGGCGATCCCGAGGACATCCGCAAGACCGATGCGAAGATGAAGGAACTGTTTCCGGACAATCCGCATCTGCACCGCTGGCTGGACATGGCGGCCGAACGCATCTCCTTTCAGGGCCTCCCGGCCCGGATCTGCTGGATCGGGCTGGGCGACCGGCACCGCGCGGGCCTCGCCTTCAACGAGATGGTGCACCGCGGAGAACTGGCGGCGCCCGTCGTCATCGGCCGCGACCACCTCGACAGCGGCTCCGTCGCCTCGCCCAACCGCGAGACCGAGGCGATGCGGGATGGCTCGGATGCGGTCTCGGACTGGCCCTTGCTCAACGCGCTGCTGAATACGGCCTCGGGCGCCACCTGGGTCTCGCTGCACCATGGCGGCGGGGTGGGCATGGGATTCTCGCAGCACGCCGGCATGGTGATCTGCTGCGACGGAAGCGAGGAGGCCGACCGCCGCCTTGCCCGCGTGCTGTGGAACGATCCGGCCACCGGCGTGATGCGCCATGCCGATGCCGGCTATCCCGAGGCGCTGGCCTGCGCACGCGAGCATGACCTGCGGCTGCCCGGCATCCTCGGCAACTGA
- a CDS encoding PHP domain-containing protein, translating into MTPSAFTARGRFWRGNLHTHSNLSDGALAPAEVCRRYRDEGYDFLALTDHFVGRYGYPIVDTRPFRSNSFTTILGAELHSGPMANGELWHILAVGLPEDFAPPAVPDFRADAAQETGPAIAERAVAAGAFVAIAHPQWSGLTLADARSISAAHAVEIYNHGCAMGCERPDGSAIADLLLTEGRRLTLIATDDAHFTEPDHFGGWVMVKAEENDPEALLSALKRGDFYSSQGPELRRIDCDGEALEIECSAVTAATVQGAGTAATAVHGLSMTRARIPLDRFRASPFVRVTIRDAAGRRAWSNPIHL; encoded by the coding sequence ATGACGCCCTCTGCCTTCACCGCCCGCGGCCGCTTCTGGCGCGGCAACCTGCACACGCATTCGAACCTGTCCGACGGCGCGCTCGCTCCGGCCGAGGTCTGCCGGCGCTATCGCGACGAGGGCTATGACTTCCTCGCGCTGACCGATCACTTCGTCGGCCGCTATGGCTATCCCATCGTGGACACGCGGCCCTTCCGCAGCAACAGCTTCACGACGATCCTCGGCGCCGAGCTTCACTCCGGCCCGATGGCGAATGGCGAGCTGTGGCATATCCTTGCCGTCGGTCTGCCGGAAGACTTCGCGCCTCCCGCTGTGCCCGACTTCCGCGCTGATGCAGCCCAGGAAACCGGCCCGGCCATCGCCGAGCGCGCGGTGGCCGCGGGCGCCTTCGTGGCGATCGCCCATCCGCAATGGTCCGGGCTGACGCTGGCCGATGCCCGAAGCATCAGCGCCGCCCATGCGGTCGAGATCTACAACCACGGCTGCGCCATGGGCTGCGAGCGTCCGGACGGCAGCGCCATCGCCGACCTGCTGCTGACCGAGGGCCGCCGCCTGACGCTGATCGCCACTGATGACGCGCATTTCACCGAGCCCGACCATTTCGGCGGCTGGGTGATGGTCAAGGCCGAGGAGAACGACCCCGAGGCGCTGCTTTCGGCGCTGAAGCGGGGCGACTTCTATTCTAGCCAGGGCCCGGAGTTGCGGCGGATCGACTGCGACGGCGAGGCGCTCGAGATCGAGTGCTCGGCCGTGACGGCCGCGACGGTGCAGGGCGCGGGCACTGCGGCCACGGCGGTCCATGGCCTGTCGATGACGCGGGCGCGGATCCCGCTCGACCGCTTCCGTGCAAGCCCCTTTGTCCGGGTCACGATCCGGGATGCGGCCGGTCGCCGGGCCTGGTCGAACCCGATCCACCTCTGA
- a CDS encoding ScpA family protein, with amino-acid sequence MADDWEEPSAVLSVADRLAAEALIVDVEGYEGPLDLLLTLSRTQKVDLRRISVLKLAEQYLIFVNRAKQLRIELAADYLVMAAWLAYLKSRLLLPPDPSEEGPSAEELAAHLAFQLERLEAMRDAAARLMARDQKGRDFFPRGLPEDVTRHRKVTWTATLIDLMRAYARIRTKDEFRPFVMDRHHVFTMEQALERMRGMLNWFGDWAELTSYLPEGWDGHPMRRRSATAAHFAAILEMTKRGQIEVRQGDTFAPILIRRRDG; translated from the coding sequence ATGGCTGACGATTGGGAAGAGCCCTCCGCTGTCCTCAGCGTCGCGGACCGCCTGGCGGCCGAGGCGCTGATCGTCGATGTCGAGGGCTACGAGGGGCCGCTGGACCTGCTGCTGACGCTCTCGCGGACGCAGAAGGTGGACCTGCGGCGGATCTCGGTGCTGAAGCTGGCCGAGCAATACCTGATCTTCGTCAACCGCGCCAAGCAGTTGCGCATCGAACTTGCCGCGGATTATCTGGTGATGGCGGCCTGGCTCGCCTATCTGAAGAGCCGCCTGCTGCTGCCCCCCGACCCGTCCGAGGAAGGCCCCTCGGCCGAGGAGCTGGCGGCGCATCTCGCCTTTCAGCTCGAACGGCTCGAGGCGATGCGCGATGCCGCCGCCCGGCTGATGGCGCGCGACCAGAAGGGCCGCGACTTCTTCCCCCGCGGCCTGCCCGAGGATGTCACCCGCCACCGCAAGGTGACCTGGACCGCCACGCTGATCGACCTGATGCGCGCCTATGCCCGCATCCGCACCAAGGACGAGTTCCGCCCCTTCGTGATGGACCGCCACCATGTCTTCACCATGGAGCAGGCGCTCGAGCGCATGCGCGGCATGCTCAACTGGTTCGGCGACTGGGCCGAACTGACGAGCTACCTGCCCGAGGGCTGGGACGGCCACCCGATGCGCCGCCGCTCGGCCACCGCGGCGCATTTCGCGGCCATCCTCGAGATGACCAAGCGCGGCCAGATCGAGGTGCGGCAGGGCGACACCTTCGCGCCCATCCTGATCCGCAGGAGAGACGGCTGA
- a CDS encoding SPOR domain-containing protein: MADVDFDDYEGYYAPQRPAKMQRALNIAGGVSSIALILGLAIWGYKLAVRDVHGIPVVRAIEGPMRIAPENPGGEIAAHQGLAVNDVAAVGTASPPPDRLVLAPKPVELALDDGPGLEVPGAAPAAAQEGGTEAPTLTPDRMDTPVEEVAAAAPAADDATSGALAEEELPAIDADATRLALAEAIADTVEPVATEPEEALPEPAPPGAVTRSPVPPPRPARLARATPAAAATAAPAGAATGPVKEVDPGTLASGTRLVQLGAFDDADSAKREWDKLVSRFGGLIADKGRVVQSAQSGGRTFYRLRASGFADEADARRFCSALLAEDTACIPVAVR, encoded by the coding sequence ATGGCGGACGTGGATTTCGACGACTACGAGGGCTATTACGCCCCGCAGCGCCCTGCGAAGATGCAGCGCGCCCTCAACATCGCGGGCGGGGTGTCGTCCATCGCGCTGATCCTGGGGCTGGCGATCTGGGGCTACAAGCTCGCGGTGCGCGACGTGCACGGCATCCCCGTGGTCCGGGCGATCGAGGGGCCGATGCGCATCGCCCCCGAGAACCCGGGTGGCGAAATCGCCGCGCATCAGGGTCTTGCCGTGAATGACGTGGCGGCCGTGGGCACCGCCTCGCCGCCGCCGGACCGGTTGGTGCTGGCGCCGAAGCCGGTGGAACTGGCCCTGGATGACGGGCCGGGCCTCGAGGTTCCGGGCGCAGCACCTGCCGCGGCCCAAGAGGGCGGGACAGAGGCGCCGACGCTCACCCCCGATCGCATGGACACGCCCGTCGAGGAGGTTGCCGCCGCCGCCCCCGCTGCCGATGACGCAACGTCCGGGGCGCTGGCCGAGGAGGAGCTTCCCGCGATCGACGCCGACGCGACCAGGCTCGCGCTGGCCGAGGCCATTGCCGACACGGTCGAACCCGTCGCGACCGAGCCGGAAGAGGCGCTGCCCGAACCCGCACCGCCCGGTGCGGTGACACGCTCGCCGGTGCCGCCGCCGCGTCCGGCCCGCCTCGCGCGGGCGACGCCGGCCGCTGCGGCAACCGCGGCCCCCGCCGGTGCCGCGACCGGGCCGGTCAAGGAGGTCGATCCCGGCACGCTCGCCTCCGGCACGCGGCTTGTCCAGCTTGGCGCCTTCGACGATGCCGACTCCGCGAAGAGGGAATGGGACAAGCTCGTCTCGCGCTTCGGCGGCCTGATCGCCGACAAGGGCCGCGTGGTGCAGAGCGCACAGAGCGGCGGGCGCACCTTCTACCGCTTGCGCGCCTCGGGCTTTGCGGACGAGGCCGACGCACGCCGCTTCTGCTCGGCGCTTCTGGCCGAGGATACCGCCTGCATCCCGGTCGCCGTTCGATGA
- the argS gene encoding arginine--tRNA ligase, protein MNLFTEIRNLVTAELGAMAEAGDLPAGLDFAAVAVEPPRDPAHGDMATNAAMVLAKPAGKPPRTIAETLAARLAADPRIAMAEVAGPGFLNLRLKPGVWQGLVASVLGQGADYGRSSIGAGQRVNVEFVSANPTGPMHVGHVRGAVVGDALARLLAFAGWDVTREYYINDGGAQVDVLARSAFERYREANGLEPEIREGLYPGDYLIPVGEALKAKYGTSLLDQPESVWLADVRDFATGMMMQMIREDLAALGVQMDVYSSEKALYGTGKIEAALARLEGMGLIYEGVLEPPKGKLPEDWEPREQTLFRSTAHGDDVDRPVKKSDGSWTYFAPDIAYHYDKVSRGFDQLIDIFGADHGGYVKRMKAAVAALSEGRVPLDIKLIQLVKLWKNGEPFKMSKRAGTYVTLRDVVEQVGADVTRFVMLTRKNDAALDFDFDKVLEQSKENPVFYVQYANARINSVLRKAREAGIDVADASLAAADLGRLDHPAELALIAKVAEWPRLVEIAARTNEPHRVAFYLHELASDLHGLWNRGNDEPGLRFLQDDPAVSQAKIALARAVGVVICAGLSILGVTPVEEMR, encoded by the coding sequence ATGAACCTCTTCACCGAAATCCGCAATCTCGTGACGGCCGAACTCGGCGCCATGGCCGAGGCGGGGGATCTTCCCGCCGGCCTCGACTTCGCCGCCGTCGCGGTGGAGCCGCCGCGCGATCCGGCGCATGGCGACATGGCGACCAATGCGGCGATGGTGCTGGCCAAGCCCGCCGGCAAGCCGCCGCGCACCATTGCCGAGACGCTGGCCGCGCGGCTTGCGGCCGATCCGCGGATCGCGATGGCCGAAGTGGCGGGGCCGGGCTTCCTGAACCTGCGGCTGAAGCCGGGGGTCTGGCAGGGGCTGGTGGCCTCGGTCCTGGGGCAGGGTGCGGACTATGGCCGCTCCTCCATCGGTGCGGGCCAGCGGGTGAACGTGGAATTCGTCTCGGCCAACCCCACGGGGCCGATGCATGTCGGCCATGTCCGCGGCGCGGTGGTGGGCGATGCGCTCGCCCGGCTTCTGGCCTTCGCGGGCTGGGACGTGACGCGGGAATACTACATCAATGACGGCGGTGCGCAGGTCGACGTGCTCGCGCGTTCGGCCTTCGAGCGCTACCGCGAGGCGAACGGGCTCGAGCCCGAGATCCGCGAGGGCCTCTATCCCGGCGACTACCTGATCCCGGTGGGTGAGGCGCTCAAGGCGAAATACGGCACCAGCCTGCTCGACCAGCCGGAAAGCGTCTGGCTCGCCGACGTGCGCGACTTCGCCACCGGCATGATGATGCAGATGATCCGCGAGGATCTGGCGGCGCTCGGCGTCCAGATGGACGTCTATTCCTCGGAAAAGGCGCTTTACGGCACCGGCAAGATCGAGGCGGCGCTGGCCCGGCTGGAGGGCATGGGCCTGATCTACGAGGGCGTGCTGGAGCCGCCGAAGGGCAAGCTGCCCGAGGATTGGGAGCCGCGCGAGCAGACGCTGTTCCGCTCGACGGCGCATGGCGACGACGTGGACCGGCCGGTGAAGAAGTCGGACGGCAGCTGGACCTATTTCGCCCCCGACATCGCCTACCACTACGACAAGGTCAGCCGCGGCTTTGACCAGCTGATCGACATCTTCGGCGCCGACCACGGCGGCTACGTCAAGCGGATGAAGGCGGCGGTGGCGGCGCTGTCCGAGGGGCGCGTGCCGCTCGACATCAAGCTGATCCAGCTGGTGAAGCTGTGGAAGAACGGCGAACCCTTCAAGATGTCGAAGCGCGCCGGAACCTACGTGACGCTGCGCGACGTGGTGGAGCAGGTGGGTGCCGACGTCACCCGCTTCGTGATGCTGACGCGCAAGAACGACGCGGCGCTCGACTTCGACTTCGACAAGGTGCTGGAGCAGTCGAAGGAGAACCCGGTCTTCTACGTTCAATATGCCAATGCGCGGATCAACTCGGTCCTGCGCAAGGCGCGCGAGGCGGGGATCGACGTCGCGGACGCCAGCCTTGCGGCGGCGGATCTGGGCCGGCTCGACCATCCGGCCGAGCTTGCGCTGATCGCGAAAGTCGCGGAATGGCCGCGTCTGGTCGAGATCGCGGCCCGCACGAACGAGCCGCACCGCGTGGCCTTCTACCTGCACGAACTCGCCTCGGACCTCCACGGCCTGTGGAACCGCGGCAACGATGAACCCGGATTGCGCTTCCTTCAGGACGATCCGGCGGTTTCACAGGCAAAAATCGCCCTCGCGCGGGCGGTGGGCGTTGTGATTTGCGCCGGTTTGAGTATCTTGGGCGTCACTCCGGTCGAAGAAATGCGCTGA
- the scpB gene encoding SMC-Scp complex subunit ScpB, with product MTEHPEKSLFAAPVMAEQERMVEAILFASADPVTVAELSARLPHGCDPAEALMHLRSRYEGRGVTLVRVGDAWAFRTAPDLGFLMRKETVEQKKLSRAAIETLAIVAYHQPVTRAEIEEIRGVAVSRGTIDQLIELEWIRFGRRRMTPGRPVTFVVTEQFLDHFGLESARDLPGIKELRAAGLLDNRPPPGSARQPDEDEPVTGQSELFED from the coding sequence ATGACCGAGCACCCGGAGAAGAGCCTGTTCGCGGCCCCCGTGATGGCCGAGCAGGAGCGCATGGTCGAGGCGATCCTGTTTGCCTCCGCCGATCCGGTGACGGTGGCCGAACTGTCCGCCCGCCTGCCTCATGGCTGCGACCCGGCCGAGGCGCTGATGCATCTGCGCAGCCGCTACGAGGGGCGCGGGGTGACCCTCGTGCGCGTGGGCGACGCCTGGGCCTTCCGCACCGCGCCCGACCTCGGGTTCCTGATGCGCAAGGAGACGGTGGAGCAGAAGAAGCTCTCGCGCGCCGCGATCGAGACTCTGGCCATCGTCGCCTATCACCAGCCCGTCACCCGCGCCGAGATCGAGGAGATCCGCGGCGTGGCCGTCAGCCGGGGCACTATCGACCAGCTGATCGAGCTGGAATGGATCCGCTTCGGCCGCCGCCGCATGACGCCGGGCCGCCCGGTGACCTTCGTGGTGACCGAGCAGTTCCTGGACCATTTCGGGCTGGAATCGGCGCGCGACCTGCCGGGGATCAAGGAACTGCGCGCCGCGGGCCTGCTGGACAACCGCCCGCCGCCGGGCAGTGCCCGCCAGCCGGACGAGGACGAGCCGGTGACCGGACAAAGCGAACTTTTCGAGGATTGA
- a CDS encoding chlorhexidine efflux transporter yields the protein MHFRSLTGRLFQTLFFEALGLALVVPVYSLAFGLAGREALAIMLAVSVTAMIWTALHHVLFDWFDWHLTRRLDGHRPIGLRVIQAVSQEVTSLSITLPMLIWLGGHSPREALATSLALAVFYTVYAFLFHVAADRWRPLGRHLAWT from the coding sequence ATGCATTTTCGCTCGCTCACCGGTCGTCTGTTCCAGACGCTGTTCTTCGAGGCTCTGGGCCTCGCCCTGGTCGTTCCGGTCTATAGCCTCGCCTTCGGACTTGCCGGCCGCGAGGCGCTTGCCATCATGCTTGCCGTGTCGGTGACCGCAATGATCTGGACCGCGCTGCATCACGTGCTGTTCGACTGGTTCGACTGGCACCTGACGCGGCGGCTGGACGGCCACCGGCCCATCGGCTTGCGGGTGATCCAGGCGGTCTCGCAGGAGGTCACCAGCCTGTCGATCACGCTGCCGATGCTGATCTGGCTTGGCGGCCACAGCCCGCGCGAGGCGCTGGCGACCAGCCTCGCGCTGGCGGTGTTCTACACGGTCTATGCCTTCCTGTTCCACGTGGCCGCCGACCGCTGGCGCCCCCTCGGCCGGCACCTCGCCTGGACCTAG
- a CDS encoding DUF1045 domain-containing protein, with translation MEGFSRYAVYWTPEPGPLAEFGAAWLGWDPVAAEPVPHPPIGGLPRDIALITQAPRKYGLHGTFKSPFRLADGVDVVDLHAAMVALCPYLEPVTLAGLTISRIGGFLALVPRAEDGAVSDLAAQVVRAFDGFRAPLTEAEIARRRPERLTPRQRGYLADWGYPYVFDDFRFHLTLTGELPEPELDAVEAVLDRVLEPVLAGPVRIGSLCLFAEATDGRFRMLERLPLVHS, from the coding sequence ATGGAAGGCTTTTCGCGATATGCGGTCTACTGGACGCCCGAGCCCGGGCCGCTGGCCGAGTTCGGCGCCGCGTGGCTCGGATGGGATCCCGTTGCCGCCGAGCCTGTGCCGCATCCGCCGATCGGTGGCCTTCCGCGCGACATCGCCCTGATCACCCAGGCGCCCCGCAAGTACGGGCTGCACGGCACGTTCAAATCGCCGTTCCGGCTGGCCGATGGCGTGGATGTGGTGGATCTCCACGCGGCGATGGTGGCGCTCTGCCCCTATCTGGAGCCGGTGACGCTGGCGGGGCTGACCATCTCGCGGATCGGTGGCTTCCTGGCGCTGGTCCCGCGCGCCGAGGACGGCGCGGTGTCCGACCTGGCGGCCCAGGTGGTGCGGGCCTTCGACGGCTTCCGAGCTCCGCTGACCGAGGCCGAGATCGCCCGGCGGCGGCCGGAGCGGCTGACGCCGCGCCAGCGGGGCTACCTCGCCGATTGGGGCTATCCTTACGTGTTCGACGATTTCCGCTTCCATCTGACGCTGACGGGGGAGTTGCCCGAGCCCGAACTGGACGCGGTGGAGGCCGTCCTGGATCGCGTGCTGGAGCCGGTGCTGGCCGGGCCTGTACGGATCGGCAGCCTCTGCCTGTTCGCCGAGGCTACCGACGGTCGTTTCCGGATGCTGGAGCGGCTGCCCCTCGTGCACTCCTAG
- a CDS encoding glycoside hydrolase family 3 N-terminal domain-containing protein: MSEAGRSACIFGCSGPRPTEAERRFFREADPFGFILFARNIHDPAQVSALAAELRDSVGRDAPIFVDQEGGRVQRLRAPHWREWMPPLQAVEAAGDLAPRMLWLRYRLIAAELRAVGIDGNCAPVADVLTAATHPFLANRCLSGDAATVAELGRVVAEAHLAGGVLPVIKHLPGHGRAAADTHHDLPTVSADRETLSASDFAAFRPLADLPLAMTAHVVFAAWDERPATCSPAMIEVIRSDIGFGGLLMSDDLSMQALSGRIGTRAGAAIAAGCDIALHCNGDLAEMEAVAATAGDMGPKTLERARRALALRRTPLPIDRAALEAEHDALSGGHVHG; the protein is encoded by the coding sequence ATGAGCGAGGCCGGCCGGTCGGCCTGCATCTTCGGCTGTTCCGGCCCCCGCCCCACCGAGGCCGAGCGTCGCTTCTTCCGCGAGGCCGATCCCTTCGGCTTCATCCTGTTCGCGCGGAACATCCATGATCCGGCGCAAGTCTCTGCCTTGGCAGCAGAACTTCGCGATTCAGTCGGTCGCGACGCCCCGATCTTCGTCGATCAGGAAGGCGGCCGCGTGCAGCGCCTGCGCGCGCCGCACTGGCGCGAGTGGATGCCGCCGCTTCAGGCTGTCGAGGCAGCCGGCGACCTTGCGCCGCGGATGCTCTGGCTGCGCTATCGCCTGATCGCCGCCGAGTTGCGCGCCGTGGGCATCGACGGCAACTGCGCCCCGGTGGCTGATGTGCTGACGGCGGCCACGCATCCCTTCCTTGCCAACCGCTGCCTGTCGGGCGATGCGGCGACGGTGGCCGAGCTTGGCCGGGTGGTGGCCGAGGCGCATCTGGCGGGCGGCGTGCTTCCGGTGATCAAGCACCTTCCCGGCCACGGACGCGCCGCGGCCGACACCCACCACGACCTTCCCACGGTCAGCGCCGACCGCGAGACGCTGTCCGCCAGCGATTTCGCGGCATTTCGGCCGCTGGCCGATCTTCCGCTGGCCATGACGGCGCATGTGGTCTTCGCGGCCTGGGACGAGCGCCCGGCCACCTGCTCGCCCGCGATGATCGAGGTGATCCGGTCCGATATCGGCTTCGGCGGCCTCCTGATGAGCGACGACCTGTCGATGCAGGCGCTGTCGGGAAGAATCGGCACGCGCGCGGGCGCGGCCATCGCGGCAGGATGCGACATCGCCCTGCACTGCAACGGCGACCTGGCCGAGATGGAGGCCGTTGCCGCCACCGCGGGCGACATGGGTCCGAAGACGCTGGAGCGCGCCCGCAGGGCGCTCGCCCTGCGGCGCACTCCCCTGCCGATTGACAGGGCGGCGCTCGAGGCCGAACATGACGCCCTCTCGGGCGGGCACGTTCATGGCTGA